Sequence from the Halobaculum rubrum genome:
CCGTCGCCGACGAGGGGCGCTTCTTCGAGGGGCGCGTCCTCGCCGACGTGGCCGAGTTGGCTCCCGAGCCGTCGACCGTGTTCGTCTCGAACTCCATGCCCGTCCGCGACGCCGACCGCTTCGTCGCGCCCGCCGCCAAGGGGCTCACGATGCTCGGGAACCGCGGCGCCTCCGGCATCGACGGCATCGTCTCGACGGCGCTGGGCGCCGGGTCGGCGACGACCGACGACCTGACGCTCGTCACGGGCGATCTCGCGTACTACCACGACATGAACGGGCTGCTCGCGCTGGCGCGCTGTGACGTTGACGCGACGGTCGTCGTGATCAACAACGACGGCGGCGGCATCTTCCACATGCTGCCCATCGAGGAGTTCGACCCGCCGTTCACCGGGCAGTTCAAGACGCCTCACGGTCTCGACTTCGAGCCGACCGAGGAGTTGTACGACCTCTCCTTTGCCCGCGTCGACGGCGACGACCGCGAGGAGTTCCGCGATCTGTACCGCGAGAGCGTCGCGAGCGCGGGAACGGACGTGATCGAGGCGACGAGCGACGCCGAGGCGAGCCATCGCGTGCGCGAGGAGATCGCCGATGAGGTGGTCGACCGCGCCGCCGGGATCGACTGATCCGGGACCCGGCGGGTTCCCGCGACCCTGTGGCCGCTTCAGAAGCCGATCCTCCCGACGCCGCCCTCGGTGGTGGCGACGTACGCGCCGTCGGGACCGGCCGCCGGGTCCGGGGGGTAGCCGCCGGGAAGCGTCGCGCGCCACAGTTCGGTCCCGTCGTCGGTAGCGTGGGCGAACACGGTCCGTGCGTCGCCGTCCGAGGAGACGACCGCGTCGCCGGCGCGGGCCAGGGGGATCGCGAGGTCGGTCGCCTCGGCGGTCCACCGCTCGGTCCCCGAGTCGCGGTCCAGCGAGACGACCCGCGAGTCCGGGTTCGTGTAGAGGCCGTCCGCGTCGAAGGGAACGTCGTGGATGAGGCCGCCGCCGTCGTACGACCAGCGTTCGGCTCCGTCGGGGCCGAGGCGGGCGACGCGCTCGCCGCCGACGTAGCAGTCGTCGAGGTACCGCACCGAGGTGACGACCTCCCCGGCGAGGTCCCACTCCGCGCTCCCGTCGGCCGTCGACACCGCCGCCGTCGTCGGCTGATCCGGTTCCGGGTCGTAGCGGTCGAACACGAGGACGGCCCGACCGTCGCCCGCGGCCGTCGCGGTCACGCGCGCGTCGTTCGGCGCCTCTGAGCGGAAGCGCCGCTCGCCCGTTTCGAGGTCGAAGCAGTCGACCGCCGTGTCCGCCTCCACGAGCGCGACGCCGTCGGCGACGGTGCCGCCCATCGCGTCGCCGCTCTCGGCCGTCCACCGGGAGGAGCCGTCGCCCGTCTCGATCGCGAAGACGGCGTGGTCCGGCTCGTCGCTGATCGCGTCGTCGTTGGTGCCCACGACGACGGCGCCGTCGCCGAAGCCGAGGAGGGAGTGGAAGCCGGCGACGCCGGTGCCGAAGCGCCAGCGCTCGTCGCCGTCGGCCGTCAGCGCGTGGAGCACGTGGTCGTGGGCGCCGGTGCCGACGCTGATCCCGACGAGCGCGTACAGCGTTCCGTCGTGGACGCGGAGGTCGGCGGTGGGGCGACCGTACCTGTACTCGCCGTCGAGCGAGACGGCCGTCTCGAACGTCCACGCGGTCTCCCCGGTGGCCGCGTCGAGGCCGACCACGTCGGTGCCGACGGCGACCGCGACGGTCCCATCGACGAACGC
This genomic interval carries:
- a CDS encoding PQQ-binding-like beta-propeller repeat protein, translated to MPSRRDALGLCGGALLGLTGCVGPEDGRTGTVATDDGTDGSGGSDGDPGTADRDTDSPEPRTGIDVDGGSLAWERSLGDDLVSEPAFVDGTVAVAVGTDVVGLDAATGETAWTFETAVSLDGEYRYGRPTADLRVHDGTLYALVGISVGTGAHDHVLHALTADGDERWRFGTGVAGFHSLLGFGDGAVVVGTNDDAISDEPDHAVFAIETGDGSSRWTAESGDAMGGTVADGVALVEADTAVDCFDLETGERRFRSEAPNDARVTATAAGDGRAVLVFDRYDPEPDQPTTAAVSTADGSAEWDLAGEVVTSVRYLDDCYVGGERVARLGPDGAERWSYDGGGLIHDVPFDADGLYTNPDSRVVSLDRDSGTERWTAEATDLAIPLARAGDAVVSSDGDARTVFAHATDDGTELWRATLPGGYPPDPAAGPDGAYVATTEGGVGRIGF